ATGATTATAGAGTTGTTTATGAGGACGGCGACATCTTAAAACCTCGCGTAAGCTCGCATATTTGCGTAAAAGAGTGCGTGTTGCCGTTTAATAAGCTAAGTGGCGCCGATCTCATCCTTGGTCCTGAGATGAAGAGTACGGGTGAAGTAATGGGCATAAGTCACGATTTTGCAAGCTCATTTGCAAAGAGTCAGATTGCTGCGAGCAATACTTTGCCAAGCAAGGGTAGGGTCTTTTTAACGCTAGCTGACGCTGATAAATCTTACGCACCTGATCTTGCGAGAGAGCTAATAGCGCTTGGCTTTAGCATCATAGCAACTGGCGGTACACATAAAATTTTAAGCGAGGCTGGTGTGGAGGCCGAGTTTGTCTATAAGATAAGCGAGGGCAGACCAAACGTCGAAGATAGGCTCAAAAACGGCGACATCGCACTTGTTATAAATACAAGCGATACAAAATCAAGCGTGGATGATGGTAAAAAGATCCGTCAAAACGTGCTTAGATTTAAAATTCCATATTTTACAACGATCCGTGCAGCACTCGCAGCTGCTAAGTCGCTAAGCTCAGTTCAAACTGGCAAAGCACTTGAAGTAAAAAGCTTGCAAGAGTATTTATCTAAAAAATAATAAATTTAAGGCAGTTTAGCTTATAGCTAAACTGTTTTTAAAGTATTGTTGGAAGTAATAGATGTCCATATATGGTATTTTGCTTTGAATTTTAGTCTAGCTTTCATCAATCTAGTAATATTAAAGCTTATGTTTAATATAATCTCACTCAAAAGGAGAGATTATGAAAATTTTAAATGCTTTTTTTACGGGTATTATATTTGTCCTTGCTCCTATTTTTACGCTATTTGTTGGAATTTACAACAACTACTTTTCTTACTATGGCATAAGCGAGTATTTTAATGTTATTTTTGTTGATAACGTGCCTTTCTTATGGCTTTTACCCGTATTTTTTATATTTGGGTATTGCTTTTTTTACGCGTCTTTTAGAAAAATTTTTAGAGCCTTTTATTTAGTTTTGCTGATAGTTTGTGCTTTTAGTTGGTATCCTGACTTTGGACGCACTTTAGGAGAGAATTATTTTATGAGCAAATCGCTATCTTTAGATATCTCATCAAATTTAGAAAATGAGCAAAAGACTGATGGAAAGATACTTTATGAAGGACGAAGAGAAATTTATTTTTTAAGAAGCGATAATAATAAAGTCGTTAAAATTTCAAAGTAAAGTTTTACCTTTATTTAGTTAAAATGGCATAAAAATTTAAAGGTTTAAAATGCGTTTAAAACTCCCACACGTTCCGTATATTTCACATAAAATAGCAATAGATCTTCTAAATTGTGGTTTCGTAAGATTAAATAAAGGCATTGAGCCAATCGTATCAAAAACAAGCGAAATTTTAACAGTCGATATTCAAAAAGAAAGAGCTTTAGATGAGCGAGTAAATGAGCTTTTGGAGAAAAATGAAGATGAGATGCAAACTATGCAAATTGACCGCAAAAATATGTTTTGGCTCGTTAAAAAGAAGCTCGCAGGCGAATTTGATGTAATCTTAACCCACGAAGATAGATTTAGCAATATCGCTCACAAAGTGCTTGAAACTATTTGGAAGAGCGGTCTTGTTGATTATAATGTATCTGAAAATCGCGTAAAAAATGTGATTTATAACTCAATAGACGAGTACTTAAAAAGCTATGAGAAGATAGAAGATGATGTTTATGAAATGATACAAAATTATAAACATAAGCTAATCCCAGGAACTGATGAATATGATCTTATCTTTGAGCGTTTGTATCAAGATGAGCTTAAAAAAAGAGGCATGCTTTAATGAAAGCTTACATTTATATTGAAAATGGTGTTTTTTTAGAAGCAAAAGCTTTTGGTGCTCACGGCGAGTGTGCAGGTGAGCTCGTTTTTAATACCTCGATGACTGGCTACGAAGAGATCATGAGCGATCCAAGCTATGCTGGTCAGTTTATCGTCTTTACTATGCCAGAAATAGGCATAGTAGGTATAAATGAAGACGATATGGAGAGTCTTAGAATTCATGCAAGTGGCGTTATAATGAGAAGCTACAATGAAATTCCATCAAACTACCGCTCACAAAAATCTTTGGGAAAATTTTTCGAAGAGCAAGGTAAATTTGGCGTTTATGACGTTGATACTAGATATCTTACAAAGATGCTACGTGACGAGGGTGCGCTTATGGCCTATATATCAACGCAGATAAGTGACAAAGATGAGCTAAAACGCAGGCTTGAAAGTAGCGGCCGTATCGAAAATATAAACTACGTAAAAACAGTTAGTGCGATGGATGAATATGAGCACAAAAAAGGTGCATGGGATAGAAATTTAAAGTCATATAAGCCGCTAAAAAGTATTGGTAAAAAGATAGCTGTTTTTGACTTTGGCGTAAAGAGAAATATCTTAAACGAGCTATGTGAAACTGGTCTTGAAGTCATCGTTGTACCACACGATACTAAGGCTGAAATTTTGATAGAAAAATTTAAAAATGGCGAGATAAATGGGGTATTTTTATCAAATGGTCCTGGTGAGCCAAAAAATTTAAAGGCTGAAATAGGCGAGATCAAAAAGATGATTGAGGCTAGGATACCTATATTTGGCATCTGTCTTGGACATCAGTTACTCTCAAACGCCTTTGGGTACGAGACATATAAGCTTAAATTTGGTCAGCACGGAGCAAATCATCCTGTACTAAATTTAGAAACCAGGGCGATCGAGATAACAACGCAAAATCACAATTACAACGTACCAGAGAGCATCGCAGAAGTGGCAGTTGTGACACATAGAAATTTATTTGACAACACAATCGAAGGCGTGAGATACAAAGACTATCCGATCTTTTCGGTCCAGCACCACCCAGAAGCAAGTGGTGGTCCAAGCGAGAGTAAATATATATTTAAGCAGTTTTTAGAAATTTTATAAGATGCAAAATATAAACCTTTACATGATTGTCTCAGTTGCATTTTTAAGTAGCTTTAGTCATTGTGTAGGTATGTGCAGCGGATTTTTGA
This window of the Campylobacter concisus genome carries:
- the carA gene encoding glutamine-hydrolyzing carbamoyl-phosphate synthase small subunit, which produces MKAYIYIENGVFLEAKAFGAHGECAGELVFNTSMTGYEEIMSDPSYAGQFIVFTMPEIGIVGINEDDMESLRIHASGVIMRSYNEIPSNYRSQKSLGKFFEEQGKFGVYDVDTRYLTKMLRDEGALMAYISTQISDKDELKRRLESSGRIENINYVKTVSAMDEYEHKKGAWDRNLKSYKPLKSIGKKIAVFDFGVKRNILNELCETGLEVIVVPHDTKAEILIEKFKNGEINGVFLSNGPGEPKNLKAEIGEIKKMIEARIPIFGICLGHQLLSNAFGYETYKLKFGQHGANHPVLNLETRAIEITTQNHNYNVPESIAEVAVVTHRNLFDNTIEGVRYKDYPIFSVQHHPEASGGPSESKYIFKQFLEIL
- a CDS encoding DUF507 family protein, with the protein product MRLKLPHVPYISHKIAIDLLNCGFVRLNKGIEPIVSKTSEILTVDIQKERALDERVNELLEKNEDEMQTMQIDRKNMFWLVKKKLAGEFDVILTHEDRFSNIAHKVLETIWKSGLVDYNVSENRVKNVIYNSIDEYLKSYEKIEDDVYEMIQNYKHKLIPGTDEYDLIFERLYQDELKKRGML
- a CDS encoding isoleucyl-tRNA synthetase: MKILNAFFTGIIFVLAPIFTLFVGIYNNYFSYYGISEYFNVIFVDNVPFLWLLPVFFIFGYCFFYASFRKIFRAFYLVLLIVCAFSWYPDFGRTLGENYFMSKSLSLDISSNLENEQKTDGKILYEGRREIYFLRSDNNKVVKISK